The Neobacillus sp. PS3-34 genome has a window encoding:
- a CDS encoding serine hydrolase, which produces MNKISKLPRSSPEEQGISSSAISRFLDYIKEQELELHSLMIVRHGHVIAEGWWHPYRSDREHMLFSLTKSFTSIAIGFAITEGLLSLEDTLASFFPEIEIKHKNEFRDIQVRDLLTLSAGHENATMGWDLQQIEGSWVEYFLNIPLDHEPGTRFLYNTSATQMLSAIVQRVAGLPLIDYLEPRLFEPLGISRPYWQTSPEGHNTGGHGMSLKTEDIAKFGQFLLQQGFWEGRQLLDKNWIKEASSFQIDNGDNKEDDWQQGYGFQFWLSRHGGFRADGAFSQFCIVLPQQDAVVIITSGTHEGPSILNLVWEHLLPAMSDRSLPADDESRTILNLQLNHLMLPTPKLMKTSPLDEIVSNRVFKMDANEKNIKEVSVIFNSDSCTFVLKDDRGEHQIICGYQEWIEGATTLFDNALHSVYLPTEITVCAKAGWRSEHDFEMSWCFVNTPFTDTVVCHFDGQQIQLNRTVNTDQSVTRPTFIGKMVQL; this is translated from the coding sequence ATGAATAAAATAAGTAAATTACCAAGAAGTTCACCAGAAGAACAAGGAATATCTTCAAGTGCTATTTCTCGATTTTTGGATTATATCAAGGAACAGGAGCTAGAACTTCATAGTTTGATGATAGTGCGCCATGGCCATGTCATTGCTGAAGGATGGTGGCACCCGTACCGGAGTGACCGTGAACATATGCTATTTTCCTTGACAAAGAGTTTCACATCCATTGCGATCGGTTTTGCGATAACGGAGGGTCTTTTATCGTTGGAGGATACTCTTGCATCCTTTTTCCCTGAAATAGAGATAAAACATAAAAATGAATTTAGGGACATACAAGTTCGGGATCTATTAACATTGAGTGCTGGACATGAAAATGCCACAATGGGCTGGGATTTACAGCAGATTGAAGGAAGCTGGGTTGAGTACTTTTTGAATATACCACTGGACCATGAGCCAGGAACACGTTTCCTCTACAATACAAGTGCTACACAGATGCTTTCTGCGATAGTACAACGGGTTGCAGGATTACCATTAATTGATTATCTCGAGCCAAGGCTGTTCGAACCGCTCGGGATTTCCAGACCATATTGGCAAACCTCACCGGAAGGCCATAACACTGGCGGACACGGTATGAGCCTGAAAACAGAGGATATTGCTAAGTTCGGACAATTCCTATTACAGCAAGGCTTCTGGGAAGGCAGGCAGCTGCTGGATAAAAATTGGATCAAGGAAGCAAGCTCATTTCAAATCGATAATGGGGATAATAAGGAAGACGATTGGCAGCAAGGATATGGCTTTCAATTTTGGCTTTCCCGGCATGGGGGTTTCCGGGCGGATGGTGCGTTCAGCCAGTTTTGTATCGTCCTTCCGCAACAAGATGCGGTTGTCATCATAACGAGCGGCACTCACGAGGGTCCGAGTATTTTGAATTTAGTTTGGGAGCATTTATTGCCTGCAATGAGTGATCGTTCACTGCCTGCTGACGATGAATCTAGAACCATTCTAAATCTACAATTGAACCATTTAATGCTACCCACACCTAAGTTGATGAAAACCTCTCCGCTCGATGAAATCGTATCTAATCGAGTATTTAAAATGGATGCAAATGAGAAAAACATAAAAGAAGTTTCCGTAATATTTAACTCGGATTCTTGTACATTTGTTCTTAAGGATGACCGCGGGGAACATCAGATTATATGCGGCTATCAGGAATGGATCGAGGGAGCGACAACCCTGTTTGACAATGCTCTTCATTCCGTGTATTTGCCGACTGAAATAACGGTATGCGCAAAAGCAGGCTGGAGGAGTGAACATGATTTCGAAATGAGCTGGTGTTTTGTCAATACTCCTTTTACTGACACAGTCGTGTGCCATTTTGATGGCCAACAAATTCAACTAAACCGTACAGTGAATACTGATCAAAGCGTAACGCGTCCTACTTTTATCGGCAAAATGGTCCAACTATAG
- a CDS encoding alpha/beta hydrolase codes for MIHEIIDIRTEHSEAKLYTYILDNSPEIDRNRKRPTIIICPGGAYGFTSDREAEPIAIKMNAMGFNACVLRYSVSPAVFPTALLELSTAVALIRKNAEQWHVDKNKVIVTGFSAGGHLAASLGVFWNRSFLSESLGISNEEVKPNGILLSYPVITSGTHAHRGSFVALLGENYDSLLDEVSLEKQVTDQTPPTFLWHTFTDEAVPVENSLLFADALLKNKVSLEMHIYPEGAHGLSLGTEETKGKDEEWTLQPEVVNWIEMAGRWIKGL; via the coding sequence TTGATACATGAAATCATCGATATTCGGACGGAGCATTCTGAGGCCAAACTATATACTTACATACTGGATAACTCTCCAGAAATAGATCGTAATCGAAAACGTCCAACGATCATTATATGTCCCGGAGGAGCATACGGATTTACGTCAGATAGAGAAGCTGAGCCCATTGCGATTAAAATGAATGCGATGGGATTTAACGCATGTGTTTTAAGATATAGTGTTTCTCCAGCTGTTTTTCCGACAGCACTTTTAGAACTGTCAACTGCAGTAGCTCTTATCAGAAAAAATGCTGAACAATGGCATGTCGATAAAAATAAGGTTATCGTTACTGGCTTTTCTGCTGGTGGTCACTTAGCGGCAAGCTTAGGAGTTTTCTGGAATAGAAGTTTTTTATCAGAAAGCTTAGGGATTTCAAACGAAGAGGTAAAACCCAATGGAATTCTATTAAGTTATCCGGTTATTACTTCTGGGACGCATGCCCACAGAGGTTCTTTTGTTGCGTTGTTGGGGGAAAACTATGATTCGCTTTTAGATGAGGTTTCGTTGGAAAAACAGGTAACAGATCAAACGCCGCCAACCTTCTTATGGCACACATTTACAGACGAGGCTGTTCCCGTAGAAAATAGTTTACTATTTGCGGATGCCCTTCTAAAAAATAAAGTATCCCTGGAAATGCATATTTATCCCGAGGGGGCACATGGTTTGTCCCTTGGCACAGAAGAGACGAAGGGAAAAGATGAGGAATGGACACTGCAGCCTGAAGTGGTTAATTGGATTGAGATGGCAGGACGCTGGATAAAAGGGCTTTAA
- a CDS encoding S8 family serine peptidase — protein sequence MLKNKKLMNVVSRFLTVLLLFTLGSPSFAVENNPSTNIHTFTSPKLNYPDKISSKLTDEFNSEKYVTYIIKLSEQPDVMSISNNSLHKFKAKNVTARTAVLNTRSVVVNSLREASTRTQASLMDYLDDKKASGDVKDYKSFYIVNSMAITSTKKVMEEIAKRNDVAKVLPNETVQLNDNQSTETSSSNNETKKEVSQGDRNSPKSDEPVDPNIQWDINLIGVPKVWKQGIDGKGIVVGSLDTGVDYTHPALFRKWRAVDENGKVSNPELSWFDPTPRHTILPFDGIGHGTHTMGIMVGSEENGTHKIGVAPGAKWMSARIFDSSGHTTTEILLEAGQWMLAPTDAEGNLHPELAPDVINNSWGGGPGLDEFYRLIVQAWKAANIVPVFSAGNTNSPYKAEPGTVANPANYPESFAVGATDKFNNLADFSLRGPSPYGQIKPDVSAPGVKVLSSFLNGSYVEEDGTSMAGPIVAGVAALMLQENASLDVDKLEYIIKQTATPMTNSDYNISPNNGYGYGIVNAYNAVQTVTSGVGTLTGKVTTPGEDNEKPVIEYTPIKLAYTNDDNLHLDISVSDNINVGTVEAFARITGDQDWTSIQMDQISGDNRHGVFEGLVPSVLETTAGVEYYFKVSDFGNNQVTTDINSITITDGVTPGYFQNFEENFDGYKIYGKNNTWQWGEPTRGPDSAFSGKKVVGTNLSGAYYPNSTADLQLPTINLLDSPGGAILSFKQWYDLEQDKDFGTVYISANSTGNVYMPIETITSFNGKWDTRYIDLRNYGGQQVKVKLELTSDDEVQNLGWYIDDVSLETDHTPPGAPSNLSGYADPLNFINLKWDAPQDNDVQFYNVYRSTTPGSGYESSGGSVTPDFIDTWVDGKGPFYYVVTAVDYSGNESVYSNEISVSLESNPKVIFQDNFDGPDDNGWTHSGTIDEWERGKPQGGPSEASSVPNVWGTDLDGNYEDNSDYSLYSPIIDLSNTIHPIVAFQDWFQIQGYTYGKPLDDVSFEISSDGGTSWTKIQDYNGLYGNSWFQDGFNLEAYKGKQVQFRFHLTSNESLNYAGFYLDDFQVLDVNDNVAASILSHNRPDIHSVKSTTNIKNESNKSSNTVISTPKEETSGVIANGLPIIGSTVTLLETGQSVITDPRNGTFKINALPGTYTARAEAYGYYPEDQTITITDNETTTADFSLETIPHGMIQGVITDQTTGQPISHARIMVMEDARVSPVYTDSNGMYTLDCLAGDYTLSVSAPDFYDQQLKVTVAGGQTTSTSVGLKSFTGLSGELGYDDGSMESTTAFNKAGTLQAVLMTPDTNTVEVTGAKIMFFDERFPAPGGTDFKYALYDASGPKGAPGKMIACQLKGLLYEMGIGPPFTLIQEL from the coding sequence TTGTTAAAGAACAAGAAATTAATGAATGTCGTTTCACGATTTTTAACAGTACTATTGTTATTTACTCTTGGGAGTCCCAGTTTTGCAGTTGAAAATAATCCTTCTACGAATATACATACCTTCACTAGCCCAAAACTAAATTACCCAGATAAAATTAGCTCAAAATTAACTGATGAATTTAATAGCGAGAAATATGTAACCTATATAATAAAGTTGTCTGAACAACCAGATGTGATGAGTATTTCTAATAATTCACTTCATAAGTTCAAGGCCAAAAATGTAACAGCTAGGACGGCTGTTCTAAACACGAGATCTGTCGTTGTGAATTCATTAAGAGAAGCTTCAACTAGAACCCAAGCTAGTTTAATGGACTACTTGGATGATAAAAAGGCATCTGGAGATGTGAAAGATTATAAGAGTTTCTATATTGTAAACTCTATGGCTATTACAAGTACAAAAAAAGTTATGGAAGAAATAGCAAAACGCAATGACGTAGCAAAAGTCCTTCCCAATGAAACGGTACAATTAAATGATAATCAAAGCACAGAAACTTCATCATCTAACAATGAAACTAAAAAAGAAGTTTCCCAAGGAGATAGAAATAGTCCTAAATCGGATGAGCCTGTAGATCCAAATATTCAATGGGATATTAATTTAATAGGTGTTCCGAAAGTATGGAAACAAGGGATTGATGGTAAAGGTATTGTAGTCGGTAGTTTAGATACCGGGGTTGATTATACTCACCCAGCGTTATTTAGAAAATGGAGAGCTGTGGATGAAAATGGAAAAGTATCAAATCCAGAATTAAGCTGGTTTGACCCTACTCCTAGGCATACCATTTTGCCTTTTGATGGAATAGGGCATGGGACACACACCATGGGTATTATGGTTGGTTCGGAAGAAAATGGTACACACAAAATTGGTGTGGCGCCTGGAGCTAAATGGATGTCTGCTCGAATATTTGATTCAAGTGGACACACTACCACTGAAATTTTACTTGAAGCAGGACAATGGATGTTGGCACCAACTGATGCAGAAGGAAACTTACATCCAGAGTTGGCACCCGATGTAATAAATAACTCTTGGGGAGGGGGACCAGGATTAGATGAGTTCTACCGCCTTATTGTTCAGGCATGGAAGGCAGCTAATATTGTGCCTGTTTTCTCTGCCGGGAATACAAATTCACCGTATAAAGCTGAACCTGGCACCGTTGCCAATCCAGCAAATTATCCAGAATCATTTGCAGTGGGTGCAACGGACAAATTCAATAATTTAGCAGATTTCTCCTTAAGAGGTCCATCTCCATATGGTCAAATCAAACCAGATGTTTCTGCGCCTGGTGTAAAGGTTCTTTCAAGTTTTCTAAATGGATCCTATGTTGAAGAAGATGGGACTTCGATGGCTGGACCAATTGTTGCCGGAGTTGCCGCGTTAATGCTACAAGAAAACGCATCTTTAGATGTAGATAAATTAGAATACATCATAAAACAAACCGCAACACCAATGACAAATAGTGACTATAACATTAGTCCTAACAATGGGTATGGATATGGTATTGTAAATGCTTATAATGCAGTTCAAACTGTTACTTCTGGGGTTGGTACCCTTACAGGTAAGGTAACTACACCAGGCGAGGACAATGAAAAACCAGTTATTGAGTATACGCCAATTAAACTAGCTTACACGAACGACGATAATCTCCATTTAGATATATCCGTAAGCGATAATATAAATGTTGGTACTGTAGAGGCTTTTGCCCGAATAACTGGAGACCAGGATTGGACATCTATTCAGATGGACCAAATATCGGGAGATAACAGACATGGCGTTTTCGAAGGACTAGTGCCAAGTGTCTTAGAAACGACAGCAGGCGTAGAATATTACTTTAAAGTTAGTGATTTTGGAAATAATCAAGTGACTACAGATATCAACTCTATTACGATTACGGATGGGGTTACACCAGGGTATTTTCAAAATTTCGAAGAAAACTTTGATGGTTATAAGATTTACGGAAAGAACAATACTTGGCAGTGGGGAGAACCTACTAGAGGTCCAGATTCTGCATTCTCTGGAAAAAAAGTCGTAGGTACAAATTTATCTGGAGCATATTATCCTAATTCAACAGCTGACTTACAATTGCCGACTATAAATTTATTAGATTCACCAGGAGGAGCCATTCTTTCTTTTAAGCAATGGTATGACTTAGAACAGGACAAAGATTTTGGTACAGTTTACATTTCAGCAAATTCAACAGGCAACGTATACATGCCAATAGAAACCATTACAAGTTTTAACGGGAAATGGGACACAAGATATATTGACCTTAGAAATTATGGTGGACAGCAAGTAAAAGTTAAATTGGAGCTAACTTCTGATGATGAAGTTCAGAATTTAGGATGGTACATCGATGATGTTTCTCTTGAAACTGACCATACTCCACCTGGTGCACCAAGTAATCTAAGTGGATATGCTGATCCATTAAATTTTATCAATCTAAAATGGGATGCTCCACAAGACAATGATGTGCAATTTTACAATGTATACCGTAGTACCACACCAGGTTCAGGCTACGAAAGCAGTGGTGGTTCAGTAACTCCTGATTTTATAGATACTTGGGTTGATGGTAAAGGTCCTTTTTATTATGTTGTTACTGCTGTAGATTATAGTGGAAATGAAAGCGTCTATTCTAATGAAATAAGTGTAAGTTTAGAAAGTAATCCAAAAGTAATTTTTCAGGACAACTTTGATGGACCGGATGATAACGGATGGACCCATTCTGGAACAATTGATGAATGGGAAAGAGGTAAGCCTCAAGGTGGGCCATCAGAAGCGAGTTCTGTTCCGAACGTTTGGGGAACAGATCTTGATGGGAATTATGAGGATAATAGTGATTATTCCTTATATTCACCAATTATAGATCTCTCAAACACAATTCATCCAATCGTGGCTTTCCAAGATTGGTTTCAAATTCAAGGCTACACGTACGGGAAGCCTCTGGACGATGTAAGTTTCGAAATATCCTCGGACGGAGGAACAAGTTGGACAAAAATCCAGGACTATAATGGTCTTTATGGAAATTCATGGTTCCAAGATGGTTTCAATTTAGAGGCATATAAAGGGAAACAAGTTCAATTTCGCTTCCACCTTACATCGAACGAATCTCTGAACTATGCTGGGTTTTACCTTGATGATTTTCAAGTATTAGATGTAAATGATAATGTAGCAGCAAGTATTCTATCGCATAATAGACCTGATATACATTCAGTCAAGTCGACAACAAATATAAAAAACGAAAGCAATAAATCCTCAAACACTGTTATATCTACTCCAAAAGAAGAGACTAGTGGGGTAATTGCAAATGGTCTACCTATTATAGGTTCGACAGTCACACTTTTGGAAACAGGTCAATCGGTCATTACTGACCCAAGGAATGGTACTTTCAAAATTAATGCTCTTCCTGGTACCTATACAGCTCGTGCAGAAGCATACGGATATTATCCGGAAGATCAAACGATTACGATAACGGATAATGAAACTACTACTGCAGACTTTAGTTTAGAGACTATTCCACATGGCATGATACAAGGTGTAATAACAGATCAAACAACCGGTCAACCGATTTCCCATGCTCGTATTATGGTTATGGAGGATGCGAGAGTTTCTCCAGTTTATACAGATTCTAATGGTATGTATACATTGGATTGTTTAGCAGGTGACTATACTTTATCTGTATCAGCTCCTGATTTCTATGATCAGCAACTAAAGGTAACAGTGGCAGGAGGACAAACGACTTCAACTAGTGTTGGTTTAAAATCATTTACCGGTCTTTCAGGTGAACTGGGATATGATGATGGTTCTATGGAATCTACTACAGCATTTAATAAAGCTGGTACTTTACAGGCTGTTCTTATGACTCCTGATACGAATACGGTTGAAGTAACTGGGGCTAAAATAATGTTCTTCGATGAAAGATTCCCGGCGCCAGGTGGAACTGATTTTAAATATGCTTTATATGATGCTAGTGGACCTAAGGGTGCCCCTGGAAAAATGATTGCCTGCCAATTGAAGGGACTGCTTTACGAAATGGGGATTGGACCACCGTTCACTTTGATACAGGAGTTATAA
- a CDS encoding mechanosensitive ion channel family protein, whose product MSLGSLVIALSIMKIDNDMLKNLGISIGILVLFILFRNLFTKYVFQLILKLTRKTPTDFFTQICLSFERPLGWFFIIFGLYLAMDYFPFIDQHNTIFLKLLRSMIIVLITWGLFNLSSPTSGLLISVNQKINNKIDLILIPFISRAIRVVMIAISISIIGQEFNYDVNGLVAGLGLGGLAFALAAKEAVGNLIGGVVIVTEKPFSIGDWILTPSVEGIVEDINFRSTKVRTFSQALVTVPNATLANEAITNWSRMGKRKIDFHLGLNYQTTREELERVVHRIEQLLRTHEEIHPDTIMVAFDHYNESSLDVLVYFFTNSTVWTEHVKIKHEINLEIMGILEEEGVEVAFPSRTIYVSPQTSEEFQSMVSVD is encoded by the coding sequence ATGTCTTTGGGTTCATTAGTAATTGCTTTATCAATAATGAAGATAGACAATGATATGTTAAAAAATTTAGGAATTTCTATCGGGATTTTGGTTTTATTTATCCTTTTTAGAAACCTATTTACCAAGTATGTGTTCCAGTTGATTTTAAAATTGACTAGAAAAACACCCACTGATTTTTTCACACAGATATGTTTAAGTTTTGAACGTCCTTTAGGCTGGTTCTTTATTATTTTTGGTTTGTACCTGGCGATGGATTATTTCCCTTTTATAGATCAACATAATACGATATTTTTAAAATTATTGCGTTCCATGATCATTGTTTTAATTACATGGGGATTATTTAATTTGTCCTCTCCTACTTCGGGATTATTAATCAGTGTGAATCAAAAAATCAACAATAAAATAGATTTAATCCTTATTCCGTTTATTTCAAGAGCAATCCGAGTCGTCATGATCGCCATCAGTATCAGTATTATTGGCCAGGAATTTAATTATGACGTGAATGGATTGGTCGCAGGTCTTGGATTAGGGGGACTTGCATTTGCTCTGGCTGCCAAAGAAGCGGTCGGCAATTTAATTGGCGGGGTCGTGATTGTAACCGAAAAGCCGTTTTCGATTGGTGATTGGATCTTAACTCCGAGTGTTGAAGGTATAGTAGAAGATATCAATTTCAGAAGCACAAAAGTCCGTACTTTTAGCCAGGCTCTCGTAACCGTGCCGAATGCCACACTTGCAAACGAAGCAATTACAAACTGGAGCCGAATGGGGAAAAGAAAGATCGATTTTCACTTAGGGCTCAATTATCAAACTACAAGAGAAGAACTTGAAAGAGTCGTTCATCGGATCGAACAATTATTGAGAACGCATGAAGAGATCCATCCGGATACGATTATGGTGGCATTCGATCATTATAATGAAAGCAGCCTCGATGTTCTTGTCTATTTTTTCACGAATTCTACTGTTTGGACAGAACACGTTAAAATCAAACATGAAATCAACTTAGAAATCATGGGGATATTAGAGGAAGAGGGAGTAGAAGTTGCTTTTCCAAGCCGAACCATTTACGTATCTCCACAAACAAGTGAAGAATTTCAATCAATGGTTTCCGTTGATTGA
- a CDS encoding S9 family peptidase, with protein sequence MTKRPITAEDLCKFKFVGDPQVSPTKDKVAYVLTHVDKEKDGYYSFIYITDLNGQGRQFTSHYSKDSIVKDTAPKWSPDGKTLAFRSNRTGKNQVWLLHTDGGEAIQLTDVKQGIGDFTWSPDGKQLAVTISGELKLTSDKDEEKKEEKSDVKVITRLRYKGDGAGIYNEDRKHVYLFDVETKSFTKLTEGEHDFSQPRFTPDGKSLFYVGTKAEDKEWGYLPAIWKYDIASKEEALFYQANGYVYSPSVSPDGKWIAAVGHARGERSQGNANVLLFSVETGEFTNLTEGFDYTVGNLVGVDAKYDTAEQRLIWDSASSNIYFDATVGGDCQLFKVNLEGKVSAALSPSVASVTSFDIVNDDQAVLVMATPHSTGDLVTQDLNDVNNVVKLTDWNKELFSEVHLSTPENFHYKSTDGQDTEGWILKPYGFEEGKTYPMILQIHGGPATAYGNGLHHEMQLMAAKGYVVLYTNPRGSHGYGHDFVNAVIGDYGGMDYEDIMAGVDYVLENFNYIDQDQLFVTGGSYGGYMTNVVVTRTDRFKAAVTQRSICNWHSFYGTSDIGFFFTEWQHGHADLWDDAHKLLEISPLHHARNVKTPILILHSEQDLRCPMEQAEQWYVALKRLGVETKLIRFPDETHELSRSGKPKHRLERLQHLIGWFDDRRN encoded by the coding sequence ATGACAAAACGCCCTATTACGGCAGAAGACTTATGTAAGTTTAAGTTTGTTGGAGATCCACAGGTATCCCCTACCAAAGACAAAGTGGCCTATGTTTTAACTCATGTTGATAAAGAAAAGGATGGGTACTATTCTTTTATCTACATAACTGATTTAAACGGGCAAGGCAGACAGTTTACCTCTCATTATTCTAAAGATAGCATAGTAAAAGATACGGCTCCAAAGTGGTCACCGGATGGAAAAACACTTGCTTTCCGTTCAAATCGTACAGGAAAAAATCAAGTTTGGCTTTTACATACTGATGGCGGCGAAGCAATCCAATTAACAGACGTTAAGCAAGGAATTGGTGATTTTACCTGGTCTCCGGACGGAAAGCAGCTTGCTGTTACCATTAGTGGGGAATTGAAACTTACCTCTGATAAGGACGAAGAGAAGAAAGAAGAAAAAAGTGATGTGAAGGTAATCACTCGCCTTCGTTATAAAGGTGACGGAGCTGGTATTTATAACGAAGATCGAAAGCATGTTTATTTATTTGATGTAGAGACAAAGTCATTTACGAAGCTTACTGAAGGAGAGCATGATTTCTCCCAGCCGCGTTTCACACCAGACGGAAAAAGCTTATTTTATGTTGGAACAAAGGCTGAAGATAAAGAATGGGGCTACCTCCCTGCAATTTGGAAATACGATATTGCTTCAAAGGAAGAAGCACTTTTTTATCAAGCAAATGGATATGTCTATTCACCTTCTGTTTCTCCAGACGGTAAATGGATAGCGGCTGTTGGTCATGCACGTGGTGAAAGAAGCCAGGGTAATGCGAATGTTCTTTTGTTTTCTGTAGAAACTGGTGAATTTACGAATTTAACAGAAGGCTTTGATTACACAGTTGGAAATCTTGTCGGTGTCGATGCGAAGTATGACACGGCAGAGCAACGACTCATTTGGGACTCTGCAAGCTCTAACATTTACTTTGATGCAACGGTTGGTGGAGATTGTCAGTTATTCAAGGTAAATCTGGAAGGAAAGGTTTCAGCAGCCCTGTCCCCTTCTGTCGCTTCCGTTACTTCTTTTGATATCGTAAATGATGATCAAGCGGTCCTTGTGATGGCTACTCCTCATTCTACAGGAGATTTGGTTACTCAGGACTTAAACGATGTGAATAACGTTGTTAAGCTGACTGATTGGAATAAAGAGCTATTCAGTGAGGTTCATTTAAGCACTCCTGAAAATTTCCATTACAAGAGTACAGATGGTCAGGATACGGAAGGCTGGATCTTAAAGCCTTATGGTTTTGAGGAAGGAAAAACCTATCCGATGATCCTCCAAATTCATGGCGGTCCAGCCACGGCATATGGTAATGGCTTACACCATGAAATGCAATTGATGGCGGCTAAAGGGTATGTGGTGCTTTACACGAATCCAAGAGGAAGCCATGGCTATGGCCATGACTTTGTCAACGCCGTTATCGGTGATTACGGCGGTATGGATTATGAAGATATCATGGCAGGTGTAGATTATGTCCTAGAAAACTTTAACTACATCGACCAGGATCAATTATTCGTCACTGGAGGAAGCTACGGCGGGTATATGACCAACGTCGTTGTCACTCGTACAGACCGTTTCAAAGCTGCCGTTACCCAGCGCAGTATTTGTAACTGGCACAGCTTCTATGGAACAAGTGACATTGGTTTCTTCTTTACTGAATGGCAGCACGGACATGCGGATCTATGGGATGATGCACACAAGCTATTAGAAATATCACCGCTTCACCATGCTCGCAATGTTAAAACACCTATCCTCATCCTGCACAGCGAACAAGACTTACGCTGTCCAATGGAACAGGCAGAGCAATGGTATGTCGCACTTAAGCGCCTGGGTGTGGAAACAAAGCTCATCCGCTTCCCGGATGAAACCCATGAACTTTCCCGCTCTGGTAAACCAAAGCATCGCTTGGAGCGTTTACAGCATTTAATTGGCTGGTTTGATGATCGCAGAAATTAA
- a CDS encoding DMT family transporter: protein MNLKWYLMMAGLIIIWSVSWPIYKLALVFTPPLLFAGLRCLLGGVLLGAVIWKTRARIQWRKNWKIYVITGTLNIALFYGLQTEGLKLVPSGLFSVIVYFQPILVGLLAWLWLGESMTIPKVLGLILGFLGVISVSAEGFSSHVSISGIIFGILSALSWALGTVYTKKNAHFVDSLWMVALQCLIGGFVLMIAGLSSEKWTSIVWNDTFLFGLSFGTILGIAISWILYVILVKTGDASVVATFTFLVPMLAVVIGTLFLNEPFTKLLFLGIILIVASIYLVNKKQKQTAKQVVEQEKIGA, encoded by the coding sequence ATGAATTTAAAATGGTACTTAATGATGGCAGGCTTAATCATTATTTGGAGTGTTTCCTGGCCAATTTATAAACTTGCCTTGGTATTTACACCTCCTTTGCTTTTTGCTGGCCTTAGGTGTTTATTGGGCGGTGTGCTCCTTGGTGCTGTCATTTGGAAAACACGTGCCCGAATTCAATGGCGAAAGAATTGGAAAATATATGTTATTACCGGCACATTAAATATTGCTTTGTTCTATGGGCTGCAAACAGAGGGGCTTAAATTAGTACCATCAGGTTTATTCTCTGTAATTGTCTATTTTCAACCTATTTTAGTAGGTCTTCTTGCTTGGCTATGGTTAGGGGAATCGATGACCATACCTAAAGTATTGGGACTTATTCTGGGTTTTCTTGGAGTCATTTCTGTCAGCGCAGAAGGATTTTCCAGCCATGTTTCCATTTCAGGGATTATATTTGGAATATTATCAGCTCTCTCGTGGGCATTAGGTACAGTTTATACCAAAAAAAATGCTCACTTTGTTGATTCGCTTTGGATGGTAGCTTTACAGTGTTTAATTGGGGGATTTGTTCTTATGATTGCCGGACTTTCCTCTGAAAAGTGGACTAGTATTGTTTGGAATGATACGTTTTTATTTGGTCTTTCATTTGGTACGATTCTAGGTATTGCGATATCATGGATTCTCTACGTCATACTTGTGAAAACGGGGGATGCGAGTGTTGTGGCAACTTTTACATTCTTAGTTCCAATGCTCGCAGTTGTCATAGGGACTTTATTTTTGAATGAACCCTTTACGAAACTCTTATTTTTAGGAATTATACTGATTGTGGCCAGTATTTATCTCGTAAATAAGAAGCAAAAGCAGACGGCAAAACAGGTTGTAGAACAAGAGAAAATTGGAGCTTAA